The window AAAAGCTAAATTCGAGCAATTATCTGCTGATCTTGTAAGAAGATCTATGGAGCCTGTTGCTAAAGCATTAAAAGATGCTGGTCTGTCAACTTCTGATATTGACGAAGTAATCTTGGTAGGTGGTTCTACAAGAATCCCGATCATCCAGGAAGAAGTAGAAAAATTCTTCGGTAAAAAACCATCTAAAGGAGTAAACCCGGATGAGGTTGTAGCTATTGGTGCAGCAATCCAGGGAGGTGTATTGACAGGTGATGTAAAAGACGTACTACTACTTGACGTTACTCCACTTTCTTTAGGTATTGAAACAATGGGTTCTGTATTCACTAAATTAATTGAAGCGAACACTACGATCCCAACTAAAAAATCTGAAGTATTCTCTACAGCTTCTGACAACCAGCCGGCTGTAAGCATCAGAGTAGGACAGGGTGAAAGATCTATGTTCAATGATAACAAAGAAATCGGTAGATTCGATCTTCAGGATATCCCACCAGCACCAAGAGGAGTTCCTCAAATTGAAGTAACCTTCGATATTGATGCGAACGGTATCCTAAGTGTATCTGCTAAAGATAAAGGAACTGGTAAAGAGCAGTCTATCAAAATTCAGGCTTCTTCAGGTCTTTCTGACGAAGAAATCGAAAGAATGAAGAAAGAAGCTCAGGAAAACTCTGCAGCTGATGCTAAGAGAAAAGAAGAAGTTGAAATCTTCAACAAAGCTGACGGATTGATTTTCCAGACTGAAAAGCAATTGAAAGAATTCGGTGAAAAACTTTCTGCTGACAAAAAAGCAGCTATCGAAGCAGCTCACGCAGAATTGAAAACAGCTTTTGAAGCTAAAAATGTTGATGATGTGAAAGCTAAAACTGAAGCATTAGATGCAGCATGGATGGCGGCTTCTGAAGAATTATATGCAGCTGGTCAACAGCCAGGTGCTGATGCAGGTGCAGGAGCTCAGAATGCTGGTGGAAACGCCGGAGCTGAAGATGTACAGGATGCAGACTTCGAAGAAGTAAAGTAATATAACTGACATAGAATAAAGCTAATACAAGCGGGATAAAATATTTTTTATCCCGCTTTTTGTTGCTTTTACATTCTTTGTACCGGCATTAAAGTTGCGATGATATGGAATTTCCTCGTATTTTCTTAAGCGTTAATTTCCAGTTTATATCCTTTTCCGCGTACAACAACAATTTTAATATTCGGATCAAATTCCAGTTTTTTTCTTAGTTTGGAGATGAACATGTCCAAACTGCGTCCCACTATAACTCCTTCATCTTCCCACACTTCTTTTTGTAACCTGCTTCTTTCTATGGTTTCGTTAGGGGATGATGCGAAAATGAGTAACAGACGGGTTTCAGTTCCGGTTAATTCTATTGTATTTTCATTGATTATAAGCTTACGGTTTTTCGCATCGAACAATGCCGAGCCTAAAGTGAGCATATCTGTTTGCTGGCTTTCAGGTAAAATTTTTCGGGGCTTAAAAGATCTGAAAAAAATAAAACCAATGAATGCTAAAAAGGACAGGCCGCCCAGAAGATATCCGTTTTTTTCTATAGCTGTTCCTGTCGGTTTAAATTTAATGTTGATCGTATAACAGGCGATGGGCTGTCTTCTTCCTCTGCATGGTACAACATCATTTTGCTTATTTTTGGATATAGCGTATCCATAGGCTACACTGGAGTTGTTACAATTAAGTACATTAACAACATAATCATTTGCGAACGGGTCTTTGGCTAATACACGCTGAGTAGTACTTACCAAAGAATCCGGTTGAAAAGTAATCTTATTCTCAAAGCTGATCAGATATTCATTTTTTGCAATTTTTTTCACTGGGAGTACTCTTGATGTACTGTCACCTGATTGCAGAAGTACTTCATGTCCGATTTTGCGGAGTAAAACTTCTCTTCTGGCAAAATCAAAATCGTCACTATCCTCACTGCTGAAAGCCACATAGATAATCCAGATAAATAATAGAAGTATTAATCCGAGCAGATATTTACGTTTTCCTGAAAGTAGATTTCTACTATTAAACATAGTGTCAAGTGTTTATTTACAAAGTTTACATTTTTATTTACAATTTTAAACTTACCAGCAGGAAAATATTAAAATAATTTTGCTGTATCAACTTTAAAAAGAGATAAAAATGTTATTAATTAAATCTAAAAAACTATGAAAAAAATTATTTATGTACTGACCTTACTGCTGGTTGTGGTAAGCGGACTGGTATTTGCTAATCATGAAATTAAAAATGAAACTTCTGAAAAGCCAATCTCAAAGCCTCTCTCTGCTGCTGAAAGGAAAGCTGCATTGAAACAATGGGAGGCTACCCCTGCTGGTAGAATGTACAAAAAATGGGAAGCATCTCCGGCAGGTAAAAAAGTGCAGGTCGCTGAAGCTAAAATAGGGAAGAACATTAAATATTACATCAGTATGGAGGGAGTTGTAACTTCTCTTTCTCTTCCGCCAGGCTCAAGATTAGGTTTCGGAGTAATGGTCAGGATTAATGGTGATGATTACATTGTCAAATTTGAGCCGGAAAAGTCTCAGCTCGAGCAATTACATAGCTTGAAAGTTAATGACAAAGTAATTATAAAAAGTCATAACGTATCGCACGCACCCAAGTATTCATACCCGATAATTTCGGGCGAATATCTGGAACGGAATGGTAAAGTGATTTTTCAACATGTCCCCCGTAAAGGAGGCTGTTAAGTAATTGTAAAAGTGCACCCAATTTTGTAGATGACTTTTTGAAACAGGATGAAGCTGTGCCCAAAAGGTTTTTGTGAAATATAAAATATTGTTTTTTAATTTATATTATATCAACAGAAAGTAAAATAGCAGCTGTAAAGACTTACATTAAATTATAAACCAACCCC of the Chryseobacterium viscerum genome contains:
- the dnaK gene encoding molecular chaperone DnaK is translated as MSKIIGIDLGTTNSCVAVMEGKDPVVIPNAEGKRTTPSIVAFTEDGERKVGDPAKRQAVTNPTKTVYSIKRFIGTHFKDDASEITRVPYKVVAGPNDTVKVKIDDREYTPQEISAMTLQKMKKTAEDYLGQEVTRAVITVPAYFNDAQRQATKEAGEIAGLKVERIINEPTAAALAYGLDKNHKDQKIAVYDLGGGTFDISILDLGDGVFEVLSTNGDTHLGGDDFDDVIINWMADEFKAEEGVELKSDAIALQRLKEAAEKAKIELSSSPQTEINLPYITATATGPKHLVKTLTKAKFEQLSADLVRRSMEPVAKALKDAGLSTSDIDEVILVGGSTRIPIIQEEVEKFFGKKPSKGVNPDEVVAIGAAIQGGVLTGDVKDVLLLDVTPLSLGIETMGSVFTKLIEANTTIPTKKSEVFSTASDNQPAVSIRVGQGERSMFNDNKEIGRFDLQDIPPAPRGVPQIEVTFDIDANGILSVSAKDKGTGKEQSIKIQASSGLSDEEIERMKKEAQENSAADAKRKEEVEIFNKADGLIFQTEKQLKEFGEKLSADKKAAIEAAHAELKTAFEAKNVDDVKAKTEALDAAWMAASEELYAAGQQPGADAGAGAQNAGGNAGAEDVQDADFEEVK
- a CDS encoding winged helix-turn-helix domain-containing protein; translated protein: MFNSRNLLSGKRKYLLGLILLLFIWIIYVAFSSEDSDDFDFARREVLLRKIGHEVLLQSGDSTSRVLPVKKIAKNEYLISFENKITFQPDSLVSTTQRVLAKDPFANDYVVNVLNCNNSSVAYGYAISKNKQNDVVPCRGRRQPIACYTINIKFKPTGTAIEKNGYLLGGLSFLAFIGFIFFRSFKPRKILPESQQTDMLTLGSALFDAKNRKLIINENTIELTGTETRLLLIFASSPNETIERSRLQKEVWEDEGVIVGRSLDMFISKLRKKLEFDPNIKIVVVRGKGYKLEINA